CCGCGAAGGCGACGCCGCCGCCGACGCCGTAGAGGAAGTGGAGCAGGAACGCCGGCCCGAGCGCGTCGGGGTCGCCGCCGGCGTACTGTTCCCAGAACGCGCCCGTCGGCGGGAGCGAACGTGCGACGGGGAGTCGAAACAGCGTCATCACTGCGGTTGCGACGGCACCGGCCCACACGCCGGTGACGAGCGGATGGTTTCGAAACACACGGTCTGTTCGGTCCGCGGCGCGGTCGACGGAGTCGGAAGACGAGGAACTCACACGGTGAGGACCACGAGGCGACAGAAAGACGTTTGGTCCGTCGGCGGTCGACGGAACGGCGGTCATGGAGTGGTCAGCGGTCACCGAACTGGGTGGCGGTCACCGGACTGAGCGACGGTCACCGAACTGGGCGGACGTCTCCTGACTAGTCGGCGAGCCGACGGGTACGGGCGCGTCTGACGTAAGAACTATTGGGGAACCCGCCGCTGTAGGTGGCATGGGTATCATGAGCAAGATCCTCGGCAACGGGCAGCGCTCCACCGAGGATTACGTCGAACTGGACCTCGACGACTTCGACACCGCACAGGGCGAGGCGGGGATGACGGTTCACATCGCCGAAATCGCCGGTCAACAGGACGTCATCGCCATCAAAGACGCCGTCTACGACGGCGACTTCGTCATCGCGGACATCACGCGTCTCCGGACGAAGGACCGGACGGTCGAACACATCGTCGACGAACTCCAGCAGGTTGCCCAGGAGGTCGACGGCGACATCGTCCAGAAAGGCGACGACCAACTCATCCTCGCGCCGACGGGCGTGCGAATCGCTCGGCAGAAACTGGACTGAGGCGCGAACGCCCCAGTCAGTCGTCGTCGACCGGTTTCGACGGCGTTCGTGCCGGTCGGAGGCTGCTGGTCCCTTCGCGAGTCAACGCGCCGAGCGGCTTGCGCGCGTATCGACGCACTAACCACGGGTAGGAGTGGAAAACTGTCGAAAAAGGCTCGGGCCGGTCGTCCGGGTTAGTCGTCCGAGACTGCGACGAGGAGAGTACGCCGGAGGTTAGTCGTCAGAGACAGCGTACGCCTCCTCTTCGGGGGCTGGTTCCGCCGTCGAGGAGGCGAATTCGGCTGTCGAGGAGGCGGATTCGGCCGTCGAGGGGGCAGATTCGACTGTCGAGGAGGCGTCCGGCTTGCGCGCGTACTTGCCCCACCCCGGCTCGGCGTGTTTGTCGAAATGGACGTAGTGAACGGCGGTCTTGCCGTGGTCTGCGTCGGGCGCACGCTCGGAGACGAACGTGTCGAACGCGTCGTTCCAGGCGACGTGGTGCGAAAAGAGCATTCCCCCGGGGGAGAGATGCTCCCACGCGAGGTCGAACTCAAACAGCATTCCCGTCTTCGAGTGCTCGGAGTCGTGGACGAACATATCGACGTCACCCAGCTCCGACAGCAGTTTGGGCAGTTTTCGCTGGCTGCGTCCGGCGACGAACTCCCACCGGTCGTGCAGTTCCTCCGGGACGACCCACCCCGGCTCCTTCCCCTCCGGAAGTAGGTGGCTGTCGCGCTGCGAGCAGGACGGGCGTCGACGTTCGTACCGTTTGAGCTCCGCCTCGTCGGTCGGGTCGAGAAGCGACGAGTAGTCGATGGAGTACAGTCGTCCCGAGTCGTTTCGGTCAAGTGCGGCGAGTATCGCCAGCGTCGAGACGCCGTGGAAAACGCCCGTCTCGACGATGGTCTGCGGCTCGTACTTCCGGATGTACGCGTAGTATCGAACGCAGTCGTCTTTGTGGATGTCGTAGAACGTCTCGTTGCCGAGGTCGTCATACGCTCGTTTGAGGTTCTCGGCGATGACGCCGGTCATGAACTCCTTTTCGTACGCCTCGAGTTCCGCCTCGCTGTCGAAGAATCGGTCGATGAACTCTTGGCGGGTGAGCTCTTTCTCCTTGAACGTCTCCCACGACGCCTCCGGGTGGAGGACGTAGAACGCTTTCCGCACCGCGGGCCGCACCCAGTTGGGTGCGAGCTCGAACGACTTCTGCCGTGCGCGTTTGACGTGCCGAACCAACATGGAACTGTCCACGGGCTTCCACACCAAAAGTACGCGCCGATGAATATCCGTATAATCCCATCGTTCTTCCGATAGGTTTGACCGGAATCGGAGTATGTACCGTTGAACGATTGTTTCGAAACGGTGGACTGTATGAAATGCGAGAGTTCGCGGGAGAGGGTGTACAGTCGCTGAGAACGCCGTCAATCCGAACCGAAGGGAAGACGTAACGGCAGTATGGCCGGCGTACCCTGCGTGTGAACGCCTCGCAGAACCGACGAGTATTCAGGCGCTCCCTACATACCGTGCTTCCAGATGAGTAAGGACTACATCGAGGTTCGGGGAGCCGAAGAACACAACCTCAAAGACCTCGACGTACGCATCCCCCGCGAGACGTTCACCGTCGTCACGGGACTGTCGGGATCCGGGAAGTCGTCGCTCGCGTTCGAGACGATCTACGCCGAAGGACAGCGCCGGTACATCGAGTCGCTGTCGGCGTACGCGCGGAACTTCCTCGGCCAGATGGACAAACCGCAGGTCGAAGCCGTCGAGGGGCTCTCCCCCGCCATCTCCATAGACCAGAAGAACGCCGCCAACAATCCCCGCTCGACGGTCGGGACCGTCACCGAACTGCACGACTACCTCCGGCTGTTGTACGCCCGCGTCGGCACGCCGCACTGTCCAGAGTGCGGTCGCGAGGTCGGCGAACAGAGCGCCCAACAGATGGTACGTCGCATCCTCGAACTGCCCGAAGGGACGCGCGCGAAGGTCGCTGCGCCGGTGGTCCGCGACCAGAAAGGCGCGTTCGAGGACCTGTTCGACGAACTCGTCTCGGAGGGCTACTCTCGCGTCGAGGTCGACGGCGAGGAGTTCGACCTCGCGATGGAGAAACCTGAGTTGGACGAGAACTACGACCACACCGTCGACGTGGTCGTCGACCGGGTGAAGATATCCGAGGAAGCGCGCTCGCGCATCACCGACTCCGTCGAGACGGCGCTCGAAGAGGCCGGCGGCGTGCTGAAGATCATCGTCCCCGACCCGCCCGCGGCCGACGAGTTCCACCTCGGAACCGAAGCCCGCGCGACGGGTGACCTCGCCGGCGGTAGCGACGAGCGACTCGTCGTCGAGTTCTCCGAAGAACTCGCCTGTACGCACTGCGGCATCGACTTCTCCGAAATCGAGACGCGGTCGTTCTCCTTCAACTCGCCGCACGGCGCGTGTCCCGAGTGCGAGGGCATCGGCAACACCAAAGAGATCGAACCGGACCTCGTCGTCGAAGACCCCTCGAAACCCGTCAAAAACGTCTTCGAGCCGTGGAGCTACAAGCGGTCGTACTACCGGACGCGACTCGACTCCGTCGCCGACCACTTCGGCGTGAGCGTCTCGACCCCGTTCGAGGAACTCGATGACGACGTGCAGCGACAGTTCCTCTACGGTACTGACGAACAGGTCGTCTTCGAACGCCAGACCCGAAACGGCGTCCGCCGGAAGACGAAGCGCTTCGAGGGCGTCATCCCGAACCTCGAACGCCGCCACGTCGAGACGGAGTCGAAGGGAACCCGCGAGCACATCGAGGAGTACATGGCCGTGACGACCTGTCCGGCCTGCGACGGCACGCGCCTGAAACCGCAGTCGCGGTCGGTGTATATCGACGGCACCGCCATCTCCGAGGTGAACCGGATGAGCATCGGCGACGCGCTCTCGCACTTCGAGAGCCTAGAGGCGGACCTCACCGACCGCGAGCGAACCATCGCCGAAGAGATTCTCAAGGAAATTCGCGCGCGCCTCGGCTTCATGACCGAGGTCGGCCTCGAATATCTGACGCTCGACCGCGAGGCGTCGACGCTCTCGGGCGGCGAGAGCCAGCGTATCCGGCTGGCGACGCAGGTCGGGTCGGGCCTCGTCGGCGTGCTCTACGTGCTCGACGAACCGTCAATCGGCCTCCACCAGCGCGACAACGACAAGCTGCTCGACACGCTCTGCGGCCTCCGCGACCTCGGCAACACGCTCATCGTCGTCGAACACGACGAGGAGACGATGCGCCGCGCGGACAACATCATCGACATGGGTCCCGGCCCGGGCAAACGCGGCGGCGAAGTCGTCGTCCAGGGCGACTTCGATGACGTGTGCGCCGCCGACGGTTCCATCACCGCCGACTACCTCTCGGGACGCAAGGAGATCCCGGTGCCCGAGACACGGCGCGAGCGCGACGGCGAACTCACGGTTCGCGGCGCTCGACAGCACAACTTGAAAGACCTCGACGTGTCGCTACCGCTGGGCACGTTCACGGCGATTACCGGCGTCTCAGGGTCGGGCAAGTCGACGCTCATTCACGACATCCTCTACAAGGGGTTGGCCCGCGAGATGAACAACAACACCTCTGTCGACCCCGGCGACCACGACGCCATCGAGGGAATCGACCGGATCGAGACGGTGCGGCTCATCGACCAGTCGCCCATCGGTCGGACGCCGCGGTCGAACCCCGCGACGTACACCGGCGTCTTCGACTACGTCCGCGAACTGTTCGCGGAGACGAAGCTCTCGAAGCAGCGCGGCTACGAGAAGGGCCGCTTCTCGTTCAACGTCAAGGGCGGCCGCTGCGAGGAGTGCGGCGGACAGGGCGACGTAAAAATCGAGATGAACTTCCTCTCGGACGTGTACGTCCCCTGCGAGGAGTGCGGCGGCGCGCGCTACAACGACGAGACGCTCGACGTGACGTACAAGGGCAAGACGATCG
This genomic stretch from Haloprofundus salilacus harbors:
- a CDS encoding cell division protein SepF — encoded protein: MGIMSKILGNGQRSTEDYVELDLDDFDTAQGEAGMTVHIAEIAGQQDVIAIKDAVYDGDFVIADITRLRTKDRTVEHIVDELQQVAQEVDGDIVQKGDDQLILAPTGVRIARQKLD
- a CDS encoding class I SAM-dependent methyltransferase — its product is MLVRHVKRARQKSFELAPNWVRPAVRKAFYVLHPEASWETFKEKELTRQEFIDRFFDSEAELEAYEKEFMTGVIAENLKRAYDDLGNETFYDIHKDDCVRYYAYIRKYEPQTIVETGVFHGVSTLAILAALDRNDSGRLYSIDYSSLLDPTDEAELKRYERRRPSCSQRDSHLLPEGKEPGWVVPEELHDRWEFVAGRSQRKLPKLLSELGDVDMFVHDSEHSKTGMLFEFDLAWEHLSPGGMLFSHHVAWNDAFDTFVSERAPDADHGKTAVHYVHFDKHAEPGWGKYARKPDASSTVESAPSTAESASSTAEFASSTAEPAPEEEAYAVSDD
- the uvrA gene encoding excinuclease ABC subunit UvrA, coding for MSKDYIEVRGAEEHNLKDLDVRIPRETFTVVTGLSGSGKSSLAFETIYAEGQRRYIESLSAYARNFLGQMDKPQVEAVEGLSPAISIDQKNAANNPRSTVGTVTELHDYLRLLYARVGTPHCPECGREVGEQSAQQMVRRILELPEGTRAKVAAPVVRDQKGAFEDLFDELVSEGYSRVEVDGEEFDLAMEKPELDENYDHTVDVVVDRVKISEEARSRITDSVETALEEAGGVLKIIVPDPPAADEFHLGTEARATGDLAGGSDERLVVEFSEELACTHCGIDFSEIETRSFSFNSPHGACPECEGIGNTKEIEPDLVVEDPSKPVKNVFEPWSYKRSYYRTRLDSVADHFGVSVSTPFEELDDDVQRQFLYGTDEQVVFERQTRNGVRRKTKRFEGVIPNLERRHVETESKGTREHIEEYMAVTTCPACDGTRLKPQSRSVYIDGTAISEVNRMSIGDALSHFESLEADLTDRERTIAEEILKEIRARLGFMTEVGLEYLTLDREASTLSGGESQRIRLATQVGSGLVGVLYVLDEPSIGLHQRDNDKLLDTLCGLRDLGNTLIVVEHDEETMRRADNIIDMGPGPGKRGGEVVVQGDFDDVCAADGSITADYLSGRKEIPVPETRRERDGELTVRGARQHNLKDLDVSLPLGTFTAITGVSGSGKSTLIHDILYKGLAREMNNNTSVDPGDHDAIEGIDRIETVRLIDQSPIGRTPRSNPATYTGVFDYVRELFAETKLSKQRGYEKGRFSFNVKGGRCEECGGQGDVKIEMNFLSDVYVPCEECGGARYNDETLDVTYKGKTIADVLAMEVDEAYEFFEANSQIRRRLQLLKDVGLGYMTLGQPSTTLSGGEAQRIKLAEELGKKDTGDTLYLLDEPTTGLHKEDERKLIDVLHRLVDNGSTVTVIEHELDLVKNADHVLDLGPEGGEHGGEIVAAGTPEEVARKETSYTGRYLRDMLPAVDIEGPRADQREPAKPTTDD